One Esox lucius isolate fEsoLuc1 chromosome 1, fEsoLuc1.pri, whole genome shotgun sequence genomic region harbors:
- the LOC114839527 gene encoding olfactory receptor 2AT4-like, whose product MSLGNQSLVTAFFIVGFPGLQPEFYGLVSAVLLFVYICILMGNVLILALFVTDRDLHKPMYFVILNLVVSDILFSTTTLPKIIARYWFQAGAISFTGCFVQMYFVHYFGSVNAFILFIMALDRYVSICFPLRYPLIIKNSTIHILCATAWITSKACPLMMVIRAYPLPYCSSKQIVQCYCDHISITTLACTDRTPYSLPAFVFAMVVLLGPLAFIILSYCSIILAVIKIATTQERFKTLSTCSSQIIIIALYFLPRCFIYLSSNIGIVFSPDVRIVIIMLYSLLPPMINPLIYCFKTKDIKQSLMKRFKHSTAPKKENVFTLSQ is encoded by the coding sequence ATGTCTTTGGGAAACCAAAGCCTTGTGACTGCATTTTTCATCGTTGGTTTCCCTGGACTTCAGCCAGAGTTCTATGGGCTTGTGTCAGCTGTGTTactatttgtttatatttgcattttaatgggaaatgttttaattcttGCATTGTTCGTAACAGACCGGGATCTTCATAAACCcatgtattttgttattttaaatctGGTTGTATCTGACATTCTCTTTAGCACCACCACATTACCCAAAATTATAGCCAGGTATTGGTTTCAAGCAGGAGCCATTTCATTCACAGGTTGCTTTGTCCAGATGTACTTTGTGCACTATTTTGGTTCTGTAAATGCATTCATTCTATTTATAATGGCTTTAGACCGGTATGTGTCAATCTGTTTTCCGCTCCGATATCCCCTTATTATCAAAAACTCCACTATTCATATTCTCTGTGCCACTGCATGGATAACCTCAAAAGCTTGCCCACTCATGATGGTAATTAGAGCCTATCCTCTTCCCTACTGTTCCTCAAAACAAATTGTTCAGTGCTACTGTGATCATATTTCTATTACAACGCTTGCATGCACTGACAGAACCCCTTATAGTttacctgcttttgtctttgcCATGGTGGTTTTACTTGGACCTCTTGCCTTCATTATATTATCATATTGCTCAATTATTCTTGCAGTTATTAAGATTGCGACTACCCAAGAGCGCTTCAAAACCCTTTCTACCTGTAGTAGCCAAATAATCATTATTGCCCTCTATTTTCTGCccagatgttttatttatttgtccaGCAACATTGGCATTGTATTCAGCCCTGATGTACGTATTGTTATTATAATGCTGTACAGCCTGCTCCCTCCTATGATTAATCCTCTAATATATTGTTTCAAGACGAAAGATATAAAACAGAGCTTGATGAAAAGATTTAAGCATTCCACTGCTCCAAAGAAAGAGAATGTCTTTACTTTAAGCcaatga
- the LOC105010052 gene encoding olfactory receptor 2AT4-like, translating to MSLGNQSRVTDFFIVGFPGLQPEFYGLVSAVLLFVYICILMGNVLILALFATDQDLHKPMYFVILNLVVSDILFSTTTLPKIIARYWFQAGAISFTGCFVQMYFVHYFGSVNAFILFIMALDRYVSICFPLRYPLIIKNSTIHILCATAWITSKACPLMVVIRAYPLPYCSSKQIVQCYCDHISITTLACTDRTPYSLPAFVFAMVVLLGPLAFIILSYCSIIRAVFKIATTQGRFKTLSTCSGQLIIIALYFLPRCFIYLSSYIGIVFSPDVRIVIIMLYSLLPPMINPLIYCFKTKDIKQSLIKRFKHSTAPKKENVFTLSQ from the coding sequence ATGTCTTTGGGAAACCAAAGCCGTGTGACTGACTTTTTCATCGTTGGTTTCCCTGGACTTCAGCCAGAGTTCTATGGGCTTGTGTCAGCTGTGTTactatttgtttatatttgcattttaatgggaaatgttttaattcttGCATTGTTCGCAACAGACCAGGATCTTCATAAACCCATGTATTTTGTTATCTTAAATCTGGTTGTATCTGACATTCTCTTTAGCACCACCACATTACCCAAAATTATAGCCAGGTATTGGTTTCAAGCAGGAGCCATTTCATTCACAGGTTGCTTTGTCCAGATGTACTTTGTGCACTATTTTGGTTCTGTAAATGCATTCATTCTATTTATAATGGCTTTAGACCGGTATGTGTCAATCTGTTTTCCGCTCCGATATCCCCTGATTATCAAAAACTCCACTATTCATATTCTCTGTGCCACTGCATGGATAACCTCAAAAGCGTGCCCACTCATGGTGGTAATTAGAGCCTATCCTCTTCCCTACTGTTCCTCAAAACAAATTGTTCAGTGCTACTGTGATCATATTTCTATTACAACGCTTGCATGCACTGACAGAACCCCTTATAGTttacctgcttttgtctttgcCATGGTGGTTTTACTTGGACCTCTTGCCTTCATTATATTATCATATTGTTCAATTATTCGTGCAGTTTTTAAGATTGCGACTACCCAAGGGCGCTTCAAAACCCTTTCTACCTGTAGTGGCCAACTAATCATTATTGCCCTCTATTTTCTGCccagatgttttatttatttgtccaGCTACATTGGCATTGTATTCAGCCCTGATGTACGTATTGTTATTATAATGCTGTACAGCCTGCTCCCTCCTATGATTAATCCTCTCATATATTGTTTCAAGACGAAAGATATAAAACAGAGCTTGATAAAAAGATTTAAGCATTCCACTGCTCCAAAGAAAGAGAATGTCTTTACTTTAAGCcaatga